CCTGCTCACGATGCAGGATCTTGCCCCTGCTGGGCTGGCACGATAATGCCGAATCCAGATCCTGCGCCACGCTGTTAAAGACGCTCTGGATCTGTTTGGCGTAGTTGGTACGCCAAAAGGTATCACTGTAGACATCAACAATTTTGGTCTTTTCGAAAGGCCAGACGCCACTGACGGCATAGTGTTTTTGCCAGACTTTGTCACGGGTCAGGGCATCAAATGCAACAAAGTCGATTTTAAAGCTACGCACATATTCCTCGTCCTGCCAGAAGGCGTAGTCATCGTTGGTTTTATCTCCCGCTGCAACATCTGTGATCTGGCTCATCAGCACGTACTGGCTATTACTCAGGGTGGTCAGCGAGTCGATCAGCTGCCCATCGTATTCAAAGCGCTGGGTAAAAAATGGTCTGGCATTGATCGCATGCTCCAGATAGGGAATAGGCTTAACGGTGAGATTGCGTTGTGCCAGTGTATGGTACAGGCGTTCACTGGCGGCTTTGGCAATGTCAAAAATTTGACCGAGGCGCGCCTGATGCGGCTGAATAAGCTGGCTTTGTGTGATGGTCACCTGCTTTGCCACCGCCGCTTGGGCGCATTGCTCCAGTTTGGGGAAGATATCCAGGTGCAATGTGACACTGACAACCCCATCTTGCTTTTGTTCAGAAACCAGGTTGATCTGCTGGATCTCGCCATGACTTTTTATCTTGATCTGATCTTGCGTGAGTACGCCGTCGGCCAGGGTCTGAACGCTGGATACGGTCGCACCGGAGAAGATCAGCGCCTGAGTGATGGCATCCTGCACCGCCTCCTGGCGTGCTTCGGCCAGATCTTCGGTGTGTGCATTGGCATAGCCCGTTACTTCAAACCACTCTGCACTGGCCCCAAAACTGGCGGTAGCCAGTAACACACTCATAATACGCGACAATTTCATGACTTTATTACCGAACTTTAAGCAAATCTCTATACTGAATCAGCAAGTCCCGTGCCAATGGTGTTGGCAAGGTTTGTGCATACAGAAACGTTACTTAATGAGATGGCCAACGGGCCACACAGAGGAGTTACCCTATGAATCAGTTTAGAGCGCTTTGGCATCAACGGGTAGTCAGCCTGGTTAAATTCTGTGTTGTTGCAACAGGACTGAGCCTGGCGGGATGTAGCTCTATTATAGATAAGCATGTTGAGTACAGCTATGTAAAACCCGATTCTTACCCTGTGCTTAAGGCGGTTGGTTATGCACCACTGAGTTCACAGCCGGGCAGCAGCGATACAGAAAAAATGCTGATGGCTATTAAGGTATCTAAGCTTGAAGCTTATCGTGAACTGGCTGAGCAGGTATATGGTCACAGATTGAGTGCCAGCACCACGGTACAGGGCGCAATTGCACAAAACGATGGGTTACGCAGCCAGGTACAGGGCTTGATCCGCGGTGCCAAGGTAATGAAAAGCTATGCGGTTGGCGATATTTATACCACAGAGCTGGAACTGGATATGAAGCGGGTTCACGATTTGTATATTGGTGAAGTAAAACCACGTAAAGTTGAGCGCGTCACGTATTACTGAGTGAGCCTGACGGGTTAGGGCGGTAAATTATGTCCTTTGCTTTCATTGTGCCTTCAATTTATACTGTTTAAATATACACATCACTTCAGCGATCTGAGGTGCAGAGTAAGGTTAATGGGAGATTTGTCGGTGCTTGATCCGAGAAATGAAGCGCAAAAGGTGCTTAAACGTTTGTGGTGTGACAGTCAGTTTCCGGTTGATCCTGTGACCATTTGTAAGTCGCTTGGTCTGGACGTTGTAGAAATGGCGCTACCAGATAAGGTCTCGGGGGCGCTGATCAAAGAGGCGGGTGCCGATCCGGTTATCGTGTTACATCAGGACGACCACCTAAATCGCAAACGTTTTAGCTGTGCCCATGAGCTTGGCCATTATATTTCCCGTATCGAGTCTGACAATACAGACAAAGAATACGAATACATCGACCTCAGAGGCCCCAGCGCGTCTACCGGCGAAGACGAGGAAGAAGTGTTTGCCAACCAGTTTGCTGCCAACTTATTAATGCCCAATGAAGAAGTGAAAAAGCTGCATCGTAAGAAAATGGCCCACTTTGAAATGGCGCTGCATTTTGGTGTGTCCGTTGAAGCCCTCAAGTATAAGCTCAATGCGCTGGAGCTGTTGTAATGACGCAAAACAGGGAAGATAGTAAGGCCGAGCAGTCATCGTTTGTTGCGCAAATTAAACACAACGTCAAAGAGAACAAATTCACCAATGTTGACCCCATGCAGGTGCAGAAGGTCAAAGATGCCGAGTCTGACCGTGGTCTGAAACAGCGTTATGCTTTGTGGTTTATTGTTATTCTTGCCGTACAGCTTTTGATTATGAACTTAGTGCTTGTACTGGTGGGCATGGATAAGCTGCATTTTGAAGAGTGGACACTGAATTTATATATGGCGGGAACGCTGGCTGAGGTGTTCGGCGTGATCCTGGTGATCACCAAAAACCTGTTTCCCACCAAAGCTGAGTAGCATTAGCCTGAACACTCAGGCTTTAAGATTTTTAACCAACTCACCCATATTAGAGACCACACTGCCATCTTGCCCATAGGTCATCGAGGTGGGCGCGCCGATCAAAATATCTTTCAGCTCACGAACGGTTAGCTGTGCCTGGTGCGCAGCCTGGGCGTTAACGTCATTTTGTTTCTTGCAGCGCTGTAGTAAGCCTTTAACCTGCTTGGTTAACGGGGTGATTTCTTCGTGGCTGAACGTGGCTTGCGGGTATTTAGACAGGTCTTTATCAAGCTTTTGCAGCTGATTAAGGGTCGTAAGCTTAGTGCGGGCGATTTCTTTGAGGTTGTCGCCGTTGCGAGAAGCAAGCGCCTCCAGTTCATCGTCCAGAAGCTGGGTCAGAGCTTCCAGAAGATTAATTTGCGCTGTTAGCTGGTGGGCACACAGTGCCGTTTGGTCGTCCACTTATACTTTATCCAAATAAATCGAACTCAAAGGCGGCAATATTTTTAGCCAGCTTTTCGCTGTCTACCTGATATTTGCCCTCGGCAATGGCTTTTTTCAGTTCATCGACTTTTTTACTGTCGAAAGACGGCGCCTGTTGCGCTTTTTCCTGCAACCCTTTCAGTTGCTGAGCTTGCGGCGTCAGACTCACTGAGTCGGCAGCGGCTTTAGCTTGCGCTTGTGGCTTGGCTGTGGTGTTGCTTGCTTCATTTCTTTGTAATTCAGCACGTTGTTGCTTTGCATTCGTTGCAACATTGTTCGGCTGATTTTGACCGTTAATGTTGTTTACCATGATGATGACCCGTTAGTTAAATTGCTTCAGCCTTTATATCGGCAAGCCATTAGCTTACTTTAGCAAAAAAATCAGATTTTGACTGCTACTGAATCAACATCTTTCACCCGCGCAAGCACCGTTTTTCCTGATTTTGCATTTTTGACTCGGATTTGCTCTCCTAAGTTCCCATCCTGCAAAGCAATACCATTGGTTTTAATCATAAGTGTGCCATCACTGGCCAGGATTGTCACGTTATCCCCCTTGCAAATCATACAAATCTGAAACATGCTGAGCGGCTTACCCTGCTGAATGCGGCGTTTGGTTTTACTACCCACGAGTAAGGTCATATCGTCAATGTTCGCCGCGCGCAC
The Pseudoalteromonas viridis DNA segment above includes these coding regions:
- a CDS encoding flagellar assembly protein T N-terminal domain-containing protein, whose translation is MKLSRIMSVLLATASFGASAEWFEVTGYANAHTEDLAEARQEAVQDAITQALIFSGATVSSVQTLADGVLTQDQIKIKSHGEIQQINLVSEQKQDGVVSVTLHLDIFPKLEQCAQAAVAKQVTITQSQLIQPHQARLGQIFDIAKAASERLYHTLAQRNLTVKPIPYLEHAINARPFFTQRFEYDGQLIDSLTTLSNSQYVLMSQITDVAAGDKTNDDYAFWQDEEYVRSFKIDFVAFDALTRDKVWQKHYAVSGVWPFEKTKIVDVYSDTFWRTNYAKQIQSVFNSVAQDLDSALSCQPSRGKILHREQGKLVINLGRNHGIEMGQVLTISHRRDMQGATNQFFPQSIKTLNQVRITQVNAQNAIAENISKRPLNNIQINDLVEVMVQTQEDFAL
- a CDS encoding LPP20 family lipoprotein, with translation MNQFRALWHQRVVSLVKFCVVATGLSLAGCSSIIDKHVEYSYVKPDSYPVLKAVGYAPLSSQPGSSDTEKMLMAIKVSKLEAYRELAEQVYGHRLSASTTVQGAIAQNDGLRSQVQGLIRGAKVMKSYAVGDIYTTELELDMKRVHDLYIGEVKPRKVERVTYY
- a CDS encoding ImmA/IrrE family metallo-endopeptidase, with protein sequence MLDPRNEAQKVLKRLWCDSQFPVDPVTICKSLGLDVVEMALPDKVSGALIKEAGADPVIVLHQDDHLNRKRFSCAHELGHYISRIESDNTDKEYEYIDLRGPSASTGEDEEEVFANQFAANLLMPNEEVKKLHRKKMAHFEMALHFGVSVEALKYKLNALELL
- the flgN gene encoding flagellar protein FlgN; amino-acid sequence: MDDQTALCAHQLTAQINLLEALTQLLDDELEALASRNGDNLKEIARTKLTTLNQLQKLDKDLSKYPQATFSHEEITPLTKQVKGLLQRCKKQNDVNAQAAHQAQLTVRELKDILIGAPTSMTYGQDGSVVSNMGELVKNLKA
- the flgM gene encoding flagellar biosynthesis anti-sigma factor FlgM, yielding MVNNINGQNQPNNVATNAKQQRAELQRNEASNTTAKPQAQAKAAADSVSLTPQAQQLKGLQEKAQQAPSFDSKKVDELKKAIAEGKYQVDSEKLAKNIAAFEFDLFG